TATCTTCTTCTTCTGCTGCTAAATCAACTTTCACACTATCTGCACCTTTAGTAGCCCCGATTTTTGCAAAAACAGCGTCAAAGTCGTCAACAGATTTACAAAAATCATCATAGAAAGTATCGCCAGAACCGCAGACACCATAGGTTTTTCCAGATAGATTGATTTCTTGTAGTTCTTCATAGAAGTCAACGATTTCATCGGGAAGTTCGCCATCACCATAAGTGTATGTTGCGACAACACAGATATCCGCATCTTCGAAATCTTCCGGATCAACTTGCGTGCATTCGTTAATTTCAACTTCAACATCTAAATTTTCAAAAGCTTCAGCGACGATATCAGCAATTTCTTCTGTATTTCCAGTCATGCTTGCAT
The DNA window shown above is from Enterococcus sp. 4G2_DIV0659 and carries:
- a CDS encoding flavodoxin encodes the protein MTLAKIVYASMTGNTEEIADIVAEAFENLDVEVEINECTQVDPEDFEDADICVVATYTYGDGELPDEIVDFYEELQEINLSGKTYGVCGSGDTFYDDFCKSVDDFDAVFAKIGATKGADSVKVDLAAEEEDIQNLEAFAKKLVEAAK